A genomic region of Antennarius striatus isolate MH-2024 chromosome 4, ASM4005453v1, whole genome shotgun sequence contains the following coding sequences:
- the otud7a gene encoding OTU domain-containing protein 7A, producing MTLDMDAVLSDFVRSTGAEPGLARDLLEGKNWDLSAALNDYEELRQVHTANLPQVFNEGRYYKQPETRDTPTHISKIERPCAQKQEDNAQEKRLSRGISHASSAIVSLARLQVASECTSEQFPLEMPIYTFQLPDLSVYSEDFRSFIERDLIEQSTMMALEQAGRLNWWSTMCTSCKKLLPLATTGDGNCLLHAASLGMWGFHDRDLMLRKSLYTMMKNGAERDALKRRWRWQQTQQNKESGLMYTEEEWEREWNELLKLASSEPRTHLSKNGNTSGGVDNSEDPVYESLEEFHVFVLAHVLRRPIVVVADTMLRDSGGEAFAPIPFGGLYLPLEVPPSRCHCSPLVLAYDQAHFSALVSMEQRDQQREQAVIPLTDSEHKLLALHFAVDPGRDWEWGRDDNDNTKLANLILSLEAKLNLLHNYMNVTWIRIPSETRAPLAQPESPTASAGEDVQSLAESMDSDRESVGSNSNVNSGKPSKEKDKDKQRKDKDKSRADSVANKLGSFSKTLGIKLKKNMGGLGGLVHGKMNKSTSGSGRSGENGGEKAKKKESKTTKGSKEESGQSTSSTSSEKATSPSPTDKPSSSSPTERQDSAGRASGDKSLENWKYSTDVKLSLNILRAAMQGERKFIFAGLLLTSHRHQFHEEMISYYLTNAQERFSQEQEQKRKEAEKKPPAPTEVAVKKPEQESVFQRDRSDSSPPESCSPVLPHHTHTHTHTHTYTHNSQSSLALKVQGRNSPTPTASLTSVPVPPLTPPTASHHMSHLPPAPAPYSSPSTGAKRPGPVPVSAHYSHTPPIQRHSVIHLQDVNMQSSIFQSDPYKPVVGTLKTCATYPQQNRTLSSQSYSPARLSGVRTVNTIETLSYNMPGEHKSHTYTNGFNAGDIQDCLEFADEDNSSHTWLNQDKTKGRSSGSPLYCFQQRRCKRENCSFYGRPETDNYCSYCYREELKRREKESKVQRPA from the exons atgactctGGACATGGACGCGGTCCTGTCAGACTTTGTTCGGTCCACGGGGGCAGAACCGGGTCTGGCAAGAGACCTGCTGGAAG GTAAAAACTGGGACCTCAGCGCTGCTCTAAATGACTATGAGGAGCTCAGGCAGGTCCACACTGCCAACCTGCCGCAGGTCTTCAACGAGGGCCGCTACTACAAGCAGCCAGAGACACGTGACACGCCCACCCACATCAGCAAGATCGAAAGGCCGTGTGCACAGAAGCAGGAGGACAACGCACAAG AGAAGCGTCTGTCCCGTGGGATCTCCCACGCCAGCTCTGCTATCGTCTCCCTGGCGCGGCTGCAGGTGGCCAGCGAGTGTACCAGCGAACAGTTTCCTCTAGAGATGCCCATCTACACATTCCAGCTGCCGGACCTCAGCGTGTACAGCGAGGACTTCAGGAGCTTCATAGAGAGAGACTTGATAGAGCAGTCCACCATGATGGCTTTGGAGCAGGCCG GTCGTCTGAATTGGTGGTCTACCATGTGCACCAGCTGTAAGAAGCTTCTTCCTCTGGCCACCACAGGGGATGGGAACTGTCTCCTGCACGCTGCCTCCTTAG GGATGTGGGGTTTCCATGACAGAGACCTAATGCTGAGGAAATCCCTGTACACCATGATGAAGAACGGAGCAGAGAGAGACGCcctgaagaggaggtggagatggcAGCAAACCCAACAGAACAAGGAG tcGGGGCTGATGTACACTGAGGAGGAGTGGGAGAGGGAGTGGAACGAACTGCTGAAGTTGGCCTCCAGTGAACCTCGAACTCACCTCAGCAAAAACGGCAACACCAGCGGAGG GGTGGATAACTCTGAGGATCCAGTCTATGAGAGTCTTGAGGAGTTCCATGTGTTTGTGCTGGCCCATGTGTTACGCAGGCCCATCGTAGTGGTGGCTGACACGATGCTCAGAGACTCAGGAGGAGAAG CGTTTGCTCCCATCCCATTCGGAGGGCTCTATCTTCCTCTGGAAGTGCCTCCGAGTCGCTGTCACTGTTCTCCTTTGGTCCTAGCCTACGACCAGGCTCACTTCTCTGCACTGGTGTCTATGGagcagagagaccagcagcgagAGCAAG CTGTTATCCCTCTGACAGACTCGGAGCACAAGCTGCTGGCCCTCCATTTTGCCGTGGACCCTGGCAGGGACTGGGAATGGGGGAGGGACGACAATGATAATACCAAGCTAGCCAA TCTTATCTTGTCTCTGGAGGCCAAACTCAACCTACTGCACAACTACATGAATGTAACATGGATCCGAATTCCATCTGAAACAAGG GCTCCCTTGGCTCAGCCAGAGTCTCCCACAGCCTCTGCGGGTGAGGATGTCCAGTCTCTAGCTGAGTCCATGGACTCTGACCGCGAATCTGTCGGCAGCAACTCTAACGTCAACAGCGGCAAGCCCAGCAAAGAGAAGGACAAAGACAAGCAGCGCAAGGACAAAGACAAGAGTCGGGCTGATTCTGTAGCCAACAAACTAGGTAGCTTCAGCAAAACACTGGGAATCAAGTTGAAGAAGAACATGGGAGGCCTGGGAGGCCTTGTGCACGGCAAAATGAACAAATCAACCTCTGGCTCAGGTCGCAGTGGGGAGAACGGAGGGGAAAAGGCAAAGAAGAAAGAGTCAAAGACAACCAAGGGGAGCAAGGAGGAGTCGGGCCAGTCAACAAGCTCCACCTCGTCCGAGAAGGCCACAAGTCCCTCCCCGACAGACAAaccctccagctcctcccccaCTGAGAGACAGGACAGCGCAGGGAGAGCATCAGGGGACAAGTCCCTAGAAAACTGGAAATACAGTACCGATGTCAAGCTCAGCCTCAACATCCTCCGCGCTGCCATGCAGGGGGAACGCAAGTTCATCTTTGCAGGCCTCCTGCTCACCAGCCATCGACACCAGTTCCACGAAGAGATGATCAGCTACTACCTGACCAACGCCCAGGAGCGCTTCAgccaggagcaggagcagaagaggaaggaggccGAGAAGAAGCCCCCCGCCCCCACGGAGGTAGCAGTCAAGAAGCCCGAGCAGGAGAGCGTCTTCCAGAGGGACAGATCAGACAGTTCACCCCCGGAGAGCTGCTCTCCCGTCCTGCCccaccacacccacacccacacccacacccacacctacaCCCACAACTCACAGTCCTCACTGGCTCTCAAAGTGCAGGGGAGAAACAGTCCCACTCCCACCGCTTCTCTGACCTCTGTCCCGGTCCCTCCTCTCACCCCACCCACAGCCTCCCACCACATGTCCCACCTACCCCCAGCCCCTGCGCCTTACTCCTCCCCTAGTACTGGTGCTAAGAGACCCGGGCCCGTTCCTGTGTCGGCCCACTACAGCCATACACCGCCCATCCAGAGGCACAGTGTGATTCACTTACAAGATGTCAACATGCAATCCTCCATCTTCCAGAGCGACCCCTATAAACCTGTGGTGGGTACCCTAAAGACATGCGCCACCTACCCCCAGCAGAACCGCACACTCTCATCCCAGAGTTACAGCCCTGCCCGCCTGTCAGGCGTCCGCACTGTTAACACCATAGAGACCCTGTCCTACAACATGCCCGGTGAACACAAGTCCCACACCTACACCAACGGATTCAACGCGGGGGATATTCAGGACTGCCTGGAGTTTGCTGATGAGGACAACTCGTCTCACACCTGGCTCAACCAAGACAAAACCAAAGGGCGTAGCTCTGGAAGCCCTTTGTACTGCTTTCAGCAGCGTCGCTGCAAGAGGGAGAATTGCTCCTTCTACGGCAGGCCGGAGACAGACAACTACTGCTCCTACTGCTACCGAGAGGAGCTGAAACGCAGGGAGAAGGAGAGCAAAGTGCAGAGGCCAGCATAG